DNA sequence from the Pedobacter sp. W3I1 genome:
GATGGCGTAACAGCTGATGGTAAACGCAATGAAAAAGTGTTGCCTGCCCAGCAATATTATAAATCGTTCCGTACCATTGATGAATCTAATATTTTCGATGCCTCTTATGTAAAACTCCGTGAAGTAAAACTGAGCTACAACTTGCCGGCAAAATGGATCCGTCCTTTAAATCTACAGGGCGTTTCCGTTTCACTTGTTGGCCGTAACCTGTGGATCATCCACCGCAATGTAGTTGATATTGATCCTGAGGTTGCCTTTAATACCGGAAACGGCCAAGGCTTAGAAAGTCTTTCTAACCCAAGTACACGCAGTTACGGTATAAATCTGAATGTTAAATTTTAAATATGTCCATCATGAAAAATAATAAACTATATATACTGGCCATTTTAACATTGGCATTTTCATCTTGTAAAAAAGAGCTTGATGAAGTAAACATCAATCCTAATGCAACAGAGATTCCACAGATCGATTATTTACTTACGGGTACCACTAAAGTTACCGCCGATGCCTATTGGGGCGTAACCAATAATATGAATTCGAGCCTGCTTTTTACACAGCAATGGGCAAAAGTACAATATACCGAAGAAGACCGTTTTATCTACTCCAGCAGTAGCTTTACGTCTTTATGGGCAACAGGTTATGCGCAGAGTATTGCGGGCTATAATAAAATCATCGAACTGGCCGATGCACAAGGCAATCCAAATTACAAAGGGGTGGCCCTGGTTTTACGCTCCTGGGTGTTTTTATTGCTTACTGATGCCTATGGCGATGTTCCATATACCCAGGCCGGACAAATCAAACAGTTTATCACACCTGTTTACGATAAGCAAAAGGATGTATATTACAGTGTTTTAAACGACTTAAAAACAGCTCAGACATTTTTAGATCCTGCCTCGGGAAAAGCTGTTGTTGGAGACATCGTATACGGTGGCAATATTGCCTCATGGAAAAAATTTGCTAATTCTTTAAGGCTTCGTATCGCCTTGCGTATTGCTGATAAGGAACCTGTTAAAGCAAAGCAGGTAATTGATGAAGTACAGGCCGAAGGAGGTAGCTATATTAGCAGCAGAGCAGATATTGCCCAGGTGATTTACAGCGATTCGCCACAGCAAAATCCGGTGGCTGCTTCATTCGAAACCAGGGAAGATTACCGCATTAGTAAAACCTTAATAGATAAATTGTTTAGCTTAAACGATTTAAGATTACAGGTTTATGCCAGTAAAACTGCTAATCCTACGCCGCAAAATTACGTTGGTATTCCAAATGGCTCAACAAACTCAGAAGCGAGCAAAATAGGATTGGCAAACTCTTCAAGACCAGGTGCTTACTTTTTAGCACCAAAAGCACCAGCAGTAATTTTTAGTTACGCCGAACTGCTTTTTGATAGGGCTGAAGCCGCTGCAAGAGGCTTTACGGCAGAAAATGCAGCTGACCTATATAAACAGGCCATCAGGGCGTCCTTTGATCAATACAGTATAGGTGGAAGTGCCGTTGAAGATTATCTAAATCAGGCTTCAGTACAATATGATGCAGGTAATTATAAAAAATCAATCGGCGAGCAAAAATGGATTGCCTTATTTGGGCAAGGCCTGGAGGCCTGGGCGGAGCGGAGAAGATTAGATTATCCGCAGTTAACTGCTTCTGTAAATACGGTGCTTAATGGGCAAATTCCGGTACGTTTTATCTATCCAGGTACCGAGCAATCATTAAACGGACAGAATTATAAAAATGCCGTCAGCAGCCAGGGAGCAGATTTATTAACCACCAAACTTTGGTTTGATGCTTTTTAATGCATTCTTAACTATCGTGATGTCAGATGTTACCATCTGACACTAAAACAAAAAGAGGCTGTATCATAAGTTGTGATTCCATTCAAACTTGTCACGTTGAGCTTGTCGAAACGCTTTGCGAGGCATTTAAACGGGTCCTTCGACAGGCTCAGGATGACAATCTATATTTATGATACAGCCTCTTTTGTTTTCTAAAATATCTAAAGAAAAAGGTACCTCTGGGATAGAGCTTCCTTATTTCTTCCAGGTATTCATCTAGCTAAGTCTTCAGCAGCATTGCTTGCCCTGGTTTTCAGATCTTCGGTATATCCTTTTGCTTTCTCTGCCCATCCTGGAGCCTTATCTAATAACTCATCAACTATCGATTGTCCGGTAATTGGATCTTTCTTGGTGATATATTTTACGCCAGCATAAACTGCGGCGCCAATAATTGCTGTTTTTAAAATTCCCATGTTCTTTTCTTTTTTTATTAGTTAAACATTTTGAGATCGTTAAAAGTTTTAGACAATTTCCAATACCGATTGTTACACAGTTGGCATGAAATGGAGGAAAGCCGAGGATGATATACATGTTGGAGCGTGCATTAGGTATATCCTAAACAAAAATTCTCTAAATTCCCCTATTAGGCAAATGGTTATCAAAACAACCATTTTGATGTTAAACAACAATAGTATTTATGGTTAAATACTAATTGTTTATTTGCTTTGCAAGTTTATCAATTTGTTGTTGTAAAGATTGGTTAACTTTTTTCTGTTCCATCAATTGATTGTCTTTTTCTATTAGATATAAAGTTAGTTCCTCAACTTTCTTTAATAGCTTAATATTCATATTACCGAGGTTTAGTCCTTCTTTTTCCATCTGTACTGCGGACGGAATTTCTGGCAAGTGGTGGTTCTTAACAATATAATCTTTAATTTCTGCTAAGGTTATTAATTTATAATCGTCGTCAAATACATAGTCTGGACCAGGCACTTGTAAATCTACCTTCACTTCTTGGGTATGGATAGTACCCTTAACGGTTAATTTAGCATCAGGATGACTTGTGCCAATGCCTACATTACCGCTTGTTACTGCAAATGTGGCTCCTTGGGTAGAATTGAATCCATGAGTTAAAGTTAAAACATTTACATCTGTTGAACCAGCCTCAGCATTTATTGTTGGATTTGTTATAAAACTTGGTATATTCATATTCATCCCGCGCCCAGAAATATAAATCACCCCAGGAACAGTCGCAGAACTAACATGAATATCAAGATAAGAGTTTGCAAGGCCATCGCTACTAATTCTCACTTGGTCCACGCATCCATTATTATAGCTAGAATAGCGTGTTTGCTGTATCGAACCACCAACCCGCCATCCTCCAATATTATATTGAAATTCTACATCAGTTACCCTATTATCGTAATTGCCCGTTATCTGTATTGTTCCTCCTTGGAAACCAACTTCGGTTATTCTGTACCAACCTATGGCCGTTGGTGTAAAGCTTACTGATACATCGACAAACCTATTGTAAGTTTTTGTTTTGAAATTGGTTGCGTAAGAATAGCAGCTTAATAAAGTAATTACTAATGTTAATAGTGTTTTTTTCATAATAAAGAGTTTAATTTATTTTACGGATAGGATAAGAAGTCTGATTTAAATTTCGATCGAAAATTTTTTTGTCATACGTTTAAATGTCTTCTTTTTCACGCAAGCCCCAAATATAATATAAATCATGTCATAACTAAGTTCTACTTAATGCTTTTTTTACCCCTGTTAGACGACGTGCATACGTATCGGAATTGAGTCGAAGAAATTAATTTTTACAGATTATCACCATTAAATTTATATATTTCGACCAAATTAACTTCCAGTAAATCGATTAAACCAAATATTGCTGCATGAATAAAGAAAAGCTGTTCATTGAAATCAAGGATTTGAGCATCATAAATTCTTTATCGAAACACGAACAACTTGTTCAGGGAATCATCAATGGCTTAAACCATAAACTGATTGCTAAGGGAGATATTCTGCCTTCGGTTAACGAAATGATGAGGGAAACAGGTTTTGCCAAAGAAACCATTGGCAAAGCATATAAAGAACTGATCAGCCGGGGGATTTTAGAATCGAAAAACAGAAGGGGTTATTTTGTGGCTACCGATGATACTGAACAGCACCTTAAAGTTTGTTTACTAATTTATGCATTCGATACCTTTCAGGAAACTTTTTACCAGAACTTCCGCGACCATTTAGGCGAAAATATTCAGGTTGATGTATACTTCCACCACAATAATTTAAGTGTTTTCGAATCTATTATCAACAGCAATAAAGGCCAGTATGGTTTGTATGTTATTGCACCGATAGAAAGTAACGAAGCCAAAGAAATATTAGAACAGTTACCAAAAGAAAAACTCCTGATTGT
Encoded proteins:
- a CDS encoding SusD/RagB family nutrient-binding outer membrane lipoprotein yields the protein MKNNKLYILAILTLAFSSCKKELDEVNINPNATEIPQIDYLLTGTTKVTADAYWGVTNNMNSSLLFTQQWAKVQYTEEDRFIYSSSSFTSLWATGYAQSIAGYNKIIELADAQGNPNYKGVALVLRSWVFLLLTDAYGDVPYTQAGQIKQFITPVYDKQKDVYYSVLNDLKTAQTFLDPASGKAVVGDIVYGGNIASWKKFANSLRLRIALRIADKEPVKAKQVIDEVQAEGGSYISSRADIAQVIYSDSPQQNPVAASFETREDYRISKTLIDKLFSLNDLRLQVYASKTANPTPQNYVGIPNGSTNSEASKIGLANSSRPGAYFLAPKAPAVIFSYAELLFDRAEAAARGFTAENAADLYKQAIRASFDQYSIGGSAVEDYLNQASVQYDAGNYKKSIGEQKWIALFGQGLEAWAERRRLDYPQLTASVNTVLNGQIPVRFIYPGTEQSLNGQNYKNAVSSQGADLLTTKLWFDAF
- a CDS encoding YtxH domain-containing protein, whose amino-acid sequence is MGILKTAIIGAAVYAGVKYITKKDPITGQSIVDELLDKAPGWAEKAKGYTEDLKTRASNAAEDLAR
- a CDS encoding tail fiber protein, which translates into the protein MKKTLLTLVITLLSCYSYATNFKTKTYNRFVDVSVSFTPTAIGWYRITEVGFQGGTIQITGNYDNRVTDVEFQYNIGGWRVGGSIQQTRYSSYNNGCVDQVRISSDGLANSYLDIHVSSATVPGVIYISGRGMNMNIPSFITNPTINAEAGSTDVNVLTLTHGFNSTQGATFAVTSGNVGIGTSHPDAKLTVKGTIHTQEVKVDLQVPGPDYVFDDDYKLITLAEIKDYIVKNHHLPEIPSAVQMEKEGLNLGNMNIKLLKKVEELTLYLIEKDNQLMEQKKVNQSLQQQIDKLAKQINN
- a CDS encoding GntR family transcriptional regulator; its protein translation is MNKEKLFIEIKDLSIINSLSKHEQLVQGIINGLNHKLIAKGDILPSVNEMMRETGFAKETIGKAYKELISRGILESKNRRGYFVATDDTEQHLKVCLLIYAFDTFQETFYQNFRDHLGENIQVDVYFHHNNLSVFESIINSNKGQYGLYVIAPIESNEAKEILEQLPKEKLLIVDRYVALKGEYSYIVQEFEKASYDAFLQLAPRIKEFSEFVFFFKPSSAEPNEVLVSFKRFVKAFKINGVIKNSYKSGSIAPGKVYFTIHNLELWEMLKDAKVKGLKVGKDLGILSHNDDNVKEIIFDGITTFSIDFAHMGRLAAEFVLSLKPIKHIMENKLIRRNSL